In a single window of the Pseudomonadota bacterium genome:
- the serB gene encoding phosphoserine phosphatase SerB, giving the protein MPSILSLIANPAKPVVDSHLAEAAREALAAAGSRPGEARWLAPGIALDLPFAAAAPERSLAAVRAALGETPVDANLIEAAGRRKRLLIADMDSTIVTTETLDEMAAFAGLKEKIAAITRRSMNGEIDFAAALRERVAMLAGLPVTALEKTLAATELTPGARALVQTMRQHGAFTALISGGFTFFTGAIRQRCGFHVDRSNVLDIADGKLTGRLAAPIVDRDAKLAALQEFTLAHGLAGDASLAVGDGANDLAMLGAAGFGVAFRAKPIVAAEARLAINHGDLTALLYLQGYRQDEFRE; this is encoded by the coding sequence ATGCCTTCGATCCTCAGCCTCATCGCCAATCCGGCCAAGCCCGTTGTCGATTCCCATCTGGCCGAAGCCGCCCGCGAAGCCCTCGCGGCAGCCGGCAGCCGCCCTGGCGAGGCGCGTTGGCTCGCCCCCGGCATCGCGCTCGATCTGCCCTTCGCCGCCGCTGCGCCGGAGCGGAGCCTGGCGGCGGTGCGCGCAGCGCTCGGCGAGACCCCGGTCGATGCGAACCTGATCGAGGCCGCCGGAAGGCGCAAGCGCCTGCTCATCGCCGACATGGATTCGACCATCGTCACCACCGAGACCCTGGATGAGATGGCGGCCTTCGCGGGCTTGAAGGAGAAGATCGCGGCGATCACCAGGCGCTCGATGAACGGCGAGATCGATTTCGCTGCGGCGCTCCGCGAGCGCGTGGCGATGCTGGCGGGCCTGCCGGTGACCGCCCTGGAGAAGACCCTGGCAGCGACCGAGCTCACTCCCGGCGCGCGCGCGTTGGTGCAGACCATGCGCCAGCACGGCGCCTTCACCGCCTTGATCTCCGGCGGGTTCACCTTCTTCACCGGCGCCATCCGCCAGCGCTGCGGTTTCCATGTCGATCGCTCGAACGTGCTCGACATAGCCGACGGCAAGCTCACCGGCCGTCTCGCCGCCCCGATCGTCGATCGCGACGCCAAGCTTGCCGCGCTCCAGGAGTTCACCCTCGCGCACGGACTGGCCGGCGATGCGAGCCTTGCGGTCGGCGACGGCGCCAACGACCTCGCCATGCTCGGCGCCGCCGGCTTCGGCGTCGCCTTCCGCGCCAAGCCCATCGTCGCCGCCGAAGCCCGGCTCGCCATCAACCACGGCGACCTGACCGCGCTTCTCTATCTGCAGGGCTACAGGCAGGACGAGTTCAGGGAGTGA
- a CDS encoding DUF599 family protein, whose product MTRALTSFNGGLRAYYFALAAIGWFVHPALSILATTVMLAVLMLRQHGSRAARSIKQLADTLEGDKAPPR is encoded by the coding sequence TTGACCCGGGCGCTCACTAGCTTCAACGGCGGCTTGCGCGCCTATTACTTCGCGCTCGCCGCCATCGGCTGGTTCGTGCACCCGGCGTTGTCGATCCTCGCCACCACGGTGATGCTGGCCGTCCTCATGCTCCGCCAGCACGGCAGCCGCGCCGCGCGGTCGATCAAGCAGCTCGCCGACACGCTCGAAGGCGACAAGGCGCCACCGCGTTGA
- a CDS encoding ABC transporter permease has product MTEAAASRPGAVAILDHGPLRAGLGRLLAHRPAVAALALLAAMALITTLAPQLLPYEYDEQDFQLIGQPGGMTAAHWLGTDQLGRDALTRLVHGGRISLSVGLASALIATLLGTLVGAVSGFYRGLADTALMRATDVMLSIPLLPLVLLISGLLRPNVPLLIGLIGALTWMSTARLVRGQFLALREREFVEAARALGARGSRLILRHILPNAVGPITVSATLAVGRSIMLESAMSFFGFGVQQPTPTWGNLLNTASPWLGLAPWLAVAPGLCIFATVLAVNFLGDGLRDAVEPRSRKSA; this is encoded by the coding sequence ATGACTGAGGCTGCGGCGAGCCGACCCGGCGCGGTCGCCATCCTCGACCATGGCCCCTTGCGGGCGGGTCTCGGCCGGCTCTTGGCCCATCGGCCCGCGGTTGCGGCGCTGGCGCTGCTCGCCGCCATGGCGCTGATCACCACCCTGGCGCCGCAGCTTCTGCCTTACGAGTATGACGAGCAGGACTTCCAGCTCATCGGCCAGCCCGGCGGGATGACCGCGGCGCATTGGCTCGGAACCGACCAACTCGGCCGCGACGCGTTGACCCGTCTCGTCCATGGCGGCCGCATCTCGCTATCGGTCGGCCTGGCGAGCGCCTTGATCGCAACGCTCCTCGGCACGCTGGTAGGAGCCGTCTCGGGCTTCTATCGCGGCCTGGCCGATACGGCGCTGATGCGCGCGACCGACGTCATGCTGTCGATTCCGCTCCTGCCGCTCGTCCTGCTCATATCGGGCCTCTTGCGTCCGAACGTGCCGCTGCTCATCGGACTGATCGGGGCCCTCACCTGGATGAGCACCGCCAGGCTCGTGCGCGGGCAGTTTCTGGCACTCCGCGAGCGCGAGTTCGTCGAGGCGGCGCGGGCGCTCGGCGCGCGAGGCTCGCGCCTGATCCTGCGTCATATCTTGCCCAACGCCGTCGGCCCGATCACGGTCTCCGCCACGCTCGCCGTCGGGCGATCGATCATGCTCGAATCCGCCATGTCGTTCTTCGGTTTCGGCGTCCAGCAGCCGACGCCAACCTGGGGCAATCTGCTGAACACTGCCAGCCCATGGCTCGGCCTGGCGCCTTGGCTCGCGGTGGCGCCGGGCTTGTGCATCTTCGCGACGGTGCTGGCCGTCAACTTCCTTGGCGACGGATTGCGCGATGCCGTCGAGCCGAGGAGCCGAAAGTCCGCCTGA
- a CDS encoding DUF885 family protein: MGVEGHDGRLPRADASAMADERKCLADLARKIGSLAESPSVADRLDVKLARAEIIMAQAALDRRPRFRNPAWYSGEAAFGIIGLLLPQSMPVAAESLKARLELIPDFLAAGRASLPDAAPRGWVERAKRETLAFAAFLEGDVRLHPRWRDEWLQPAEAAARALEEFAGALANMPDTSPACGEAYLDMLMRDVHGLGLGPHEGLRLAESAFDELTQELDRMAAGIDPSRSWRQQLDDLATICPTREGVLASYRHWQGRAVELGQTLVSPAMDYDLDYRALDPAFRKIAKALYFLSYRSPPAMHAGTGSVYWVATPAADAAVDLSAHNTALVKSVHAAHHGSIGHHTQNARARASPSRLARIGGTDCASGIALLSGGTMVEGWACHAAELLLEAPGYYSPAEALMLKHMERRNAASAILDIRLHLGQWSLDEAKRFYREKAGFAPARIEAEVTRNSMFPASRLMYWFGVRAIRSLRKAWSGGTRAFHDALIGFGHVPVAFARDEMARAGRVGR, from the coding sequence ATGGGCGTCGAGGGCCACGACGGCCGCCTGCCCCGAGCCGATGCCTCGGCGATGGCCGATGAGCGCAAATGTCTCGCCGACCTCGCCCGGAAGATCGGATCGCTTGCCGAGAGCCCGTCGGTTGCGGACCGCCTGGACGTCAAGCTCGCTCGGGCCGAGATCATCATGGCGCAGGCGGCTCTCGATCGCCGCCCGCGGTTCCGCAATCCCGCATGGTACTCGGGCGAGGCCGCCTTCGGTATCATCGGCTTGTTGCTGCCGCAGTCGATGCCGGTCGCGGCCGAATCGCTCAAAGCCAGATTGGAGCTGATTCCCGACTTTCTCGCCGCCGGAAGGGCAAGCTTGCCTGACGCGGCGCCGCGCGGCTGGGTCGAGCGTGCGAAGCGCGAGACGCTCGCCTTCGCGGCGTTTCTCGAAGGCGATGTTCGGTTGCATCCGCGTTGGCGGGATGAGTGGCTGCAGCCGGCGGAGGCGGCGGCAAGGGCGCTCGAAGAATTCGCCGGGGCGCTCGCCAACATGCCCGACACCTCGCCCGCTTGCGGAGAGGCTTATCTCGACATGCTCATGCGCGACGTGCACGGTCTTGGGCTCGGCCCCCATGAGGGGTTGCGCTTGGCTGAATCCGCATTCGATGAGCTGACCCAGGAGCTCGATCGGATGGCGGCCGGCATCGACCCGTCGCGGTCCTGGCGGCAGCAATTGGACGACCTCGCGACGATCTGCCCGACCCGGGAGGGGGTGCTTGCCTCCTATCGCCATTGGCAAGGCCGCGCGGTCGAGCTGGGCCAAACGCTGGTGAGCCCGGCCATGGACTACGACCTCGACTACCGGGCGCTCGACCCGGCGTTCCGGAAGATTGCCAAGGCGCTCTATTTCCTCTCATACCGCTCGCCGCCGGCCATGCATGCGGGCACGGGCAGCGTCTATTGGGTGGCAACGCCGGCGGCGGACGCGGCGGTCGATCTCAGCGCCCATAACACGGCGCTCGTCAAGTCCGTGCATGCGGCGCATCACGGCAGCATCGGGCATCACACCCAGAACGCGCGCGCGCGCGCCTCCCCGTCGCGGCTGGCGCGGATCGGCGGTACGGATTGCGCAAGCGGCATCGCCCTTCTCTCCGGCGGCACCATGGTCGAGGGATGGGCCTGCCACGCGGCCGAGCTCTTGCTCGAGGCTCCAGGATACTACTCGCCGGCCGAGGCCCTCATGCTGAAGCACATGGAACGCCGGAACGCCGCCAGTGCAATCCTCGATATTCGGCTGCATCTGGGGCAGTGGTCGCTCGACGAAGCCAAGCGCTTCTACCGAGAGAAGGCCGGCTTCGCGCCGGCACGCATCGAGGCGGAAGTGACGCGCAACTCGATGTTTCCGGCGTCTCGGCTGATGTATTGGTTCGGCGTCCGCGCCATCCGGTCGCTCAGGAAGGCTTGGAGCGGCGGCACCCGCGCGTTCCACGACGCGCTCATCGGATTCGGGCATGTACCCGTGGCCTTTGCAAGGGACGAGATGGCGCGCGCAGGCCGCGTCGGCCGATGA
- a CDS encoding peptide ABC transporter substrate-binding protein has protein sequence MNWKPSRRQVLGSGLLAAFGAAAPGSLLSKAAFAQVRGGTLTVGLPYDVDTLNVYTTGFLGDVEAAVVEGLLAPNENAKYVPVLATEVPTVQNGGIELLDGGSKMRIKYKLRPNVKWHDGKPFTSADVKFTWEAVSDPKFIAESKDGTADVASIETPDELTAIVNYKSVSPTFASTLFTFGILPKHALEGKDLNKDPYNDKPLGTGPFVVTEFRHGQHVVVERNPNYWRKDEKGQALPYIERIIFKIIPDSNTLMTQLKSGEVAFAYRVPYSQAKQLETVGSLELLKGPLLSWQHLDFNFRGPKSLQDLTVRKAIAHAINRDTIVRALGGFPVSIKSVVVPIFDFHDPNTPSYDLDPAKANKLLDDAGYAKGADGVRVKDGERLSYRIVCLAGLVDDEITEQVLIAQLKAIGIEVKPDNKAGVAFREARYKGNYDLLYARWITSADPVYSVFFGTKGANNGQGYSNPRLDEVMRRMESTLDPEQRRQSAKEMQAILAADLPTIPLTTNVGVIAKTRKLKNFIPNPTNMTNFVDTSRWYLET, from the coding sequence ATGAATTGGAAACCATCGCGCAGGCAGGTGCTTGGGAGTGGGTTGCTGGCGGCGTTCGGAGCGGCGGCACCCGGGTCTCTCCTGAGCAAGGCGGCATTCGCCCAGGTTCGCGGCGGAACGCTGACAGTCGGGCTGCCCTACGACGTGGATACGTTGAACGTGTACACCACGGGATTCCTCGGTGACGTGGAGGCCGCCGTCGTCGAAGGCCTGCTCGCGCCGAACGAGAACGCCAAATACGTCCCGGTTCTAGCAACCGAAGTTCCCACCGTGCAAAACGGCGGCATCGAGCTGCTCGATGGCGGCTCCAAGATGCGAATCAAATACAAGCTCCGGCCCAACGTGAAATGGCACGATGGGAAACCCTTCACCTCGGCCGACGTCAAGTTCACCTGGGAAGCGGTCAGCGACCCAAAATTCATCGCCGAGTCGAAGGATGGCACGGCAGATGTCGCGTCGATCGAAACGCCGGACGAGCTCACCGCGATCGTCAACTATAAGAGCGTGTCGCCGACCTTTGCCTCGACGCTCTTCACCTTCGGCATTCTGCCCAAGCACGCCTTGGAGGGCAAAGACCTCAACAAGGACCCCTACAACGACAAGCCTCTCGGCACCGGCCCCTTCGTGGTCACCGAGTTCAGGCACGGCCAGCATGTGGTGGTCGAGCGCAACCCGAACTACTGGAGGAAGGACGAGAAGGGGCAGGCCTTGCCCTATATCGAGCGGATCATCTTCAAGATCATTCCGGACTCGAATACGCTGATGACCCAGCTGAAATCGGGCGAGGTCGCGTTCGCCTACCGCGTCCCCTACTCGCAAGCAAAGCAGCTTGAGACCGTCGGCAGCCTCGAGCTGCTGAAGGGCCCGCTGCTCTCCTGGCAGCATCTCGACTTCAATTTCCGCGGACCCAAGTCGCTGCAGGACCTGACTGTGCGGAAGGCGATCGCGCACGCGATCAACCGCGACACCATCGTCCGCGCGCTCGGCGGCTTTCCGGTATCGATCAAGTCGGTGGTGGTGCCCATCTTCGACTTCCATGATCCGAACACGCCGAGCTACGATCTCGATCCGGCGAAGGCCAACAAGCTCCTCGACGACGCCGGATACGCGAAGGGCGCCGACGGCGTGCGCGTGAAGGACGGCGAGCGGCTGTCGTACCGGATCGTCTGCCTCGCCGGCCTGGTCGACGACGAGATCACGGAGCAGGTCCTCATCGCGCAGCTGAAGGCGATCGGCATCGAGGTCAAGCCGGACAACAAGGCCGGCGTCGCCTTCAGGGAGGCCCGCTACAAGGGCAACTACGATCTCCTGTATGCCCGCTGGATCACCTCCGCCGATCCGGTCTACAGCGTCTTCTTCGGCACCAAGGGGGCCAACAACGGGCAGGGCTACTCCAATCCGAGGCTGGATGAGGTCATGCGGCGCATGGAGAGCACCCTCGATCCCGAGCAGCGGCGGCAGAGCGCGAAGGAGATGCAGGCCATTCTGGCGGCGGATCTGCCCACGATACCGCTTACGACCAATGTCGGTGTGATCGCCAAGACCAGGAAGCTGAAGAACTTCATCCCCAACCCGACGAACATGACGAACTTCGTCGACACCAGCCGGTGGTATCTGGAGACCTAG
- a CDS encoding Gfo/Idh/MocA family oxidoreductase: protein MTAKLGVGLLGAHTWAEKAHLPGYAADDRVDLVAICDIEVERAKAMAARFGAKRVYSDHRELLADPGVQMVDVCTPTHTHLQLSLDAIAAGKHVLSEKPLATEADAAFGAWRAGDAKGVRTKLGFTFRYSPAMRQVKEWVADGTLGEIFHIHGFEQNSQFLDPQFPLRQVPPNAPGDKLIPASVIGYGSHLVDLMRWIGGEFQSVASTMRNFIPERQVRGRAGLQRIPVEDGTVAIIEYANGAQGLLQSSYIAVGNYPGVEIRVYGSKGAAIARLITEFGVAETLHFARSDAVEFRPIAVAPERFPPGTTINTPWRELYYRNLIRHFVAEILDRKPAECTFFDGAKSQEIVDTIIQAHFERRWVEIPRMRG, encoded by the coding sequence ATGACGGCAAAGCTCGGGGTCGGACTTCTGGGAGCTCATACTTGGGCGGAAAAGGCGCACCTTCCCGGGTACGCGGCGGATGATCGCGTCGATCTCGTTGCGATCTGCGACATCGAAGTCGAACGGGCGAAGGCAATGGCCGCTCGCTTTGGTGCCAAGCGCGTGTACAGCGACCACAGGGAACTGCTGGCCGATCCGGGCGTGCAGATGGTCGACGTATGCACCCCGACGCATACCCATTTGCAGCTGAGTCTCGATGCGATCGCCGCGGGCAAGCACGTGCTATCGGAAAAACCGCTGGCAACCGAGGCCGACGCGGCGTTCGGAGCCTGGCGCGCCGGCGATGCCAAGGGCGTGCGGACCAAGCTCGGCTTCACCTTCCGCTACTCGCCGGCGATGCGCCAGGTCAAGGAGTGGGTGGCGGACGGTACCCTCGGCGAGATCTTCCACATCCACGGCTTCGAGCAGAATTCGCAGTTTCTCGACCCGCAGTTCCCGTTGCGCCAGGTCCCGCCCAATGCGCCGGGCGACAAATTGATACCCGCCTCGGTCATCGGCTACGGATCGCATCTCGTCGATCTCATGCGCTGGATCGGCGGCGAATTCCAATCCGTCGCCAGCACGATGCGGAACTTCATACCAGAGCGACAGGTGCGCGGCAGGGCAGGGCTGCAACGAATCCCCGTCGAAGACGGCACCGTTGCGATCATCGAGTACGCGAACGGCGCGCAAGGCTTGCTGCAATCGAGCTACATCGCCGTCGGAAACTACCCCGGCGTCGAAATCCGCGTATACGGCTCGAAGGGTGCGGCCATTGCCCGGCTGATCACCGAATTCGGCGTCGCGGAGACGCTGCACTTCGCCCGTTCAGACGCGGTCGAGTTTCGCCCCATCGCGGTGGCGCCCGAGCGTTTCCCGCCGGGAACGACGATCAATACGCCATGGCGAGAGCTCTACTATCGCAACCTGATCCGCCATTTCGTCGCCGAGATTCTCGATCGCAAACCGGCGGAGTGCACCTTCTTCGACGGAGCGAAGAGCCAGGAGATCGTAGACACGATCATCCAAGCGCATTTCGAGCGGCGCTGGGTAGAGATCCCGAGGATGCGCGGGTGA
- the miaA gene encoding tRNA (adenosine(37)-N6)-dimethylallyltransferase MiaA codes for MARDSREPDRKSTPPSAGRRPILIVAGPTASGKSGLAVALAVSLGGTVINADSMQVYRELSVLTARPTEAMLARAPHRLYGVLSARELCSAGSWRRLALAEIAAAEAAGQLPIVTGGTGLYLRALTQGLAPIPPIPAEVRDRVRRRYEAIGAAAFQAELAARDPVMGGRIRPGDRQRQIRAAEVLEATGRSLADWQSEAGQAPGEHAFMTLLIMPPRAALYAAANARLARMLEEGALEEVRDLMALGLSPAMPALKALGVADLGRHLAGEVSLDAALAASQAATRRYAKRQVTWFRHQPLPATILLEQYYESLPPEIFAKIRQFLLTPGD; via the coding sequence ATGGCGAGGGATAGCCGAGAGCCCGACCGCAAGTCCACCCCGCCATCGGCGGGGCGACGGCCGATCCTCATCGTTGCCGGGCCGACGGCGAGCGGCAAGTCCGGTCTCGCGGTCGCGCTGGCCGTGTCCCTGGGCGGTACCGTGATCAACGCCGACAGCATGCAGGTCTACCGCGAGCTGAGTGTGCTGACGGCGCGGCCGACGGAAGCGATGCTCGCCCGCGCCCCGCACCGTCTCTATGGCGTGCTCTCGGCGCGCGAGCTCTGCTCGGCCGGAAGCTGGCGGAGGCTGGCGCTGGCCGAGATTGCCGCAGCCGAGGCGGCCGGGCAGCTTCCGATCGTGACCGGCGGCACCGGGCTCTATCTCCGGGCGCTGACCCAGGGCCTGGCGCCGATCCCTCCGATCCCGGCCGAGGTCAGAGACCGCGTGCGCCGGCGCTACGAGGCGATCGGCGCCGCCGCGTTCCAAGCTGAGCTCGCCGCCCGCGACCCGGTGATGGGCGGCCGGATTCGCCCGGGCGATCGCCAGCGGCAGATACGGGCGGCCGAGGTCCTGGAGGCGACCGGCCGCTCGCTCGCCGATTGGCAGAGCGAGGCAGGGCAGGCGCCTGGCGAGCACGCCTTCATGACGCTTCTCATCATGCCGCCCCGCGCCGCCTTGTACGCGGCCGCGAATGCCAGGCTCGCCCGCATGCTGGAAGAGGGCGCGCTCGAAGAGGTGCGCGACCTGATGGCATTGGGCTTGAGCCCGGCGATGCCGGCCTTGAAGGCCTTGGGCGTGGCGGATCTCGGCCGGCACCTTGCCGGCGAGGTCTCGCTGGATGCGGCGCTGGCCGCTTCCCAGGCAGCGACGCGCCGCTATGCCAAGCGGCAGGTCACCTGGTTCCGCCACCAGCCCCTCCCGGCCACGATCCTCTTGGAGCAATATTACGAAAGTCTGCCCCCGGAAATCTTTGCGAAAATTCGTCAGTTTCTGTTGACCCCAGGGGATTGA
- a CDS encoding ABC transporter permease — MNLKYILMRVIGAVPLIIGTSIVLFGVIHLAPGGPTDVYADNPSVTKEALEQIRTAYGLDRPIWAQYALWFGSMLRGDWGYSIRTGRPVFQDVVERLGPTFELGGLSLAISLSLALPLGVIGAARQNSPRDHALTLLSFSGISIPVFWLALLLQLLFSIVLGWLPSAGYQSIGDGSFGDRLAHIAMPVTVLSLATIASWSRYVRAGMLDVLHQEYIRTAYAKGQTEWGVLVHHALRNALLPAVTIIALDFASVISGAVITETVFAWPGIGRLFIESMDGRDYPVLMGLMLMGSMALILANLMADLVYAAIDPRIRYD, encoded by the coding sequence ATGAACTTGAAGTACATTCTCATGCGGGTGATCGGCGCGGTCCCGCTGATCATCGGGACATCGATCGTCCTCTTCGGCGTCATCCATCTGGCTCCGGGCGGACCGACCGACGTCTACGCCGACAATCCCTCGGTCACCAAGGAAGCCCTCGAGCAGATCAGGACGGCCTACGGCCTGGACCGGCCGATCTGGGCGCAATACGCGCTCTGGTTCGGCTCGATGCTGCGCGGCGATTGGGGCTACTCGATCCGAACCGGACGCCCGGTCTTCCAGGACGTCGTCGAGCGGCTCGGGCCGACCTTCGAGCTGGGCGGGCTGTCGCTGGCAATCTCCCTTTCATTGGCGCTGCCGCTCGGCGTCATCGGCGCCGCCCGGCAGAACTCGCCCCGCGACCACGCCCTCACCCTCTTGTCCTTCTCCGGAATCTCCATACCGGTGTTCTGGCTGGCTCTGCTGCTGCAGCTCCTGTTCAGCATCGTCCTGGGATGGCTGCCCTCGGCGGGCTACCAGTCGATCGGGGACGGCTCCTTCGGCGATCGCCTCGCCCATATCGCGATGCCGGTCACGGTGCTCTCGCTGGCCACCATCGCCAGCTGGAGCCGGTATGTGCGCGCCGGCATGCTCGACGTCCTGCATCAGGAATACATCCGCACCGCCTATGCCAAAGGCCAGACCGAGTGGGGCGTTCTTGTCCATCACGCGTTGCGGAACGCGTTGCTGCCGGCGGTGACGATCATCGCCCTCGATTTCGCGAGCGTGATCTCCGGGGCGGTGATCACCGAGACGGTCTTCGCCTGGCCGGGCATCGGCCGACTGTTCATCGAAAGCATGGATGGGCGCGACTACCCGGTGCTCATGGGCCTCATGCTGATGGGTTCGATGGCGCTCATTCTGGCGAACCTGATGGCGGATCTGGTCTATGCGGCCATCGATCCCAGGATCCGCTATGACTGA
- the ilvN gene encoding acetolactate synthase small subunit, translating into MTQVKIDTHVLAVLVDNEPGVLARVIGLFSGRGYNIESLTVAEVEAAKRLSRITVVTSGTPMIIEQIKAQLDRLVPVHAVRDLTIEGPHVAREMALIKVAGTGEKRVESLRIADVFRARVVDSTTESFVFEMTGSTEKLNAFINLMQPLGLVDVSRTGIVAISRGPKPI; encoded by the coding sequence ATGACCCAAGTGAAGATCGACACGCACGTGCTTGCCGTGCTCGTGGACAACGAGCCGGGCGTGCTGGCGCGCGTCATCGGGCTGTTCTCCGGCCGCGGCTACAACATCGAGAGCCTTACGGTGGCCGAGGTCGAAGCCGCCAAGCGGCTGTCGCGCATCACCGTCGTCACCTCCGGCACGCCGATGATCATCGAGCAGATCAAGGCGCAGCTCGATCGGCTGGTGCCGGTGCATGCGGTGCGCGACCTGACCATCGAAGGCCCGCATGTGGCGCGCGAGATGGCGCTCATCAAAGTGGCGGGGACCGGCGAGAAGCGGGTGGAATCGCTCCGCATCGCCGACGTCTTCCGCGCCCGCGTGGTCGATTCCACCACCGAGAGCTTCGTCTTCGAGATGACGGGCTCGACCGAGAAGCTGAATGCCTTCATCAACCTCATGCAGCCATTGGGCCTGGTCGATGTGAGCCGCACCGGCATCGTCGCCATCAGCCGCGGCCCAAAGCCGATCTGA
- a CDS encoding acetolactate synthase 3 large subunit, with product MSGADIVLKALVDQGVEVMFGYPGGAVLPIYDALFKTNSVRHVLVRHEQGAVHSAEGYARSTGRVGVVLVTSGPGATNAVTGLTDALMDSIPVVCLTGQVPTHLIGNDAFQEADTTGITRPCTKHNYLVKDINDLARTMHEAFYVARSGRPGPVVVDLPKDIQLAKGPYVGPEAIEHRSYRPRRQPEADRVAEAVALLSRAKRPIIYAGGGVINSGPRASELLSQFAHLTGFPTTLTLMGLGGLPASDPLFLGMLGMHGTYEANLAMHHCDVMLAVGARFDDRVTGKLSAFAPNSKKIHIDIDPSSINKNVRVDVAVVGDVAETLEAMIQCWKRTKAASDGGAIADWWKSIDGWRARNCLSYRGSKTIIKPQYALQRLYAATKDLDTYITTEVGQHQMWAAQFYKFEKPNRWMTSGGLGTMGYGLPAAIGVQMAHPDALVIDVAGEASILMNIQEMSTAVQYRLPVKVFILNNQWMGMVRQWQELIHGGRYSESYTEALPDFVKLAEAFGGVGLRATKPSEVDDVIAEMLKAKRPCIVDVQVDQRENCFPMIPSGAAHNEMILGPDEQTVTPTSEEGMVLV from the coding sequence ATGTCGGGTGCCGACATCGTTCTCAAGGCGCTGGTCGACCAGGGCGTCGAGGTCATGTTCGGCTATCCCGGCGGGGCGGTGCTGCCGATCTACGACGCGCTCTTTAAGACCAACTCGGTCCGCCATGTCCTGGTGCGCCACGAGCAGGGTGCCGTGCATTCGGCCGAGGGCTATGCGCGCTCGACCGGCCGGGTCGGCGTGGTGCTGGTGACTTCCGGGCCGGGTGCGACCAATGCGGTGACCGGGCTGACCGACGCGCTCATGGATTCGATCCCGGTCGTCTGCCTCACCGGCCAGGTGCCCACGCATCTCATCGGCAACGATGCCTTCCAGGAAGCCGACACCACCGGCATCACCCGGCCCTGCACCAAGCACAACTACCTCGTCAAAGACATCAACGACCTCGCCCGCACCATGCACGAGGCCTTCTATGTGGCGCGCTCCGGCCGCCCGGGCCCGGTGGTGGTGGACCTGCCGAAGGACATTCAACTGGCGAAGGGGCCCTATGTCGGCCCCGAGGCGATCGAGCACAGGAGCTATCGGCCCCGGCGCCAGCCCGAGGCCGACCGCGTGGCCGAGGCGGTGGCGTTGCTCAGCCGGGCCAAGCGGCCGATCATCTATGCCGGCGGCGGCGTCATCAATTCCGGCCCGCGGGCGAGCGAGCTGCTCAGCCAGTTCGCGCATCTCACTGGCTTTCCCACCACCTTGACCTTGATGGGGCTGGGCGGTCTGCCCGCGTCCGACCCGCTGTTTCTCGGCATGCTCGGCATGCACGGCACCTACGAGGCCAACCTCGCCATGCACCACTGCGACGTCATGCTGGCGGTCGGCGCCCGCTTCGACGATCGCGTCACCGGCAAGCTCAGCGCCTTTGCTCCCAATTCGAAGAAGATCCACATCGACATCGACCCTTCCTCGATCAACAAGAACGTCCGCGTCGACGTGGCGGTGGTGGGCGACGTGGCCGAGACCCTGGAGGCGATGATCCAGTGCTGGAAGCGGACCAAGGCCGCTTCCGACGGCGGCGCCATCGCCGACTGGTGGAAGTCCATCGACGGCTGGCGGGCGCGCAACTGCCTCAGCTACCGCGGCTCGAAGACGATCATCAAACCGCAATACGCCCTCCAGCGCCTCTATGCGGCGACCAAGGATCTCGACACCTACATCACCACCGAGGTGGGCCAGCATCAGATGTGGGCGGCGCAGTTCTACAAGTTCGAGAAGCCGAACCGGTGGATGACCTCGGGCGGGCTCGGCACCATGGGTTACGGCCTGCCGGCCGCCATCGGCGTGCAGATGGCCCATCCCGACGCGCTGGTGATCGACGTCGCCGGCGAGGCCTCGATCCTCATGAACATCCAGGAGATGTCGACGGCCGTGCAGTACCGGCTGCCGGTCAAGGTCTTCATCCTCAACAACCAATGGATGGGCATGGTCCGCCAGTGGCAGGAGCTGATCCATGGCGGCCGCTACAGCGAGAGCTACACCGAGGCGCTGCCGGACTTCGTCAAGCTGGCCGAGGCCTTCGGCGGTGTCGGCTTGCGCGCGACCAAGCCCAGCGAGGTCGACGACGTCATCGCCGAGATGCTGAAGGCGAAGCGGCCGTGCATCGTCGACGTCCAGGTCGACCAGCGCGAGAACTGCTTCCCGATGATCCCCTCGGGTGCCGCCCACAACGAGATGATCCTCGGGCCCGATGAGCAGACTGTGACACCCACCTCCGAGGAAGGGATGGTCCTGGTCTAG